In Bacillus sp. SB49, a single window of DNA contains:
- a CDS encoding thioredoxin family protein: protein MRLEEWFNKGMTAQTYVDQMQTHQENFIYIYENFGIPVEDEPTFTRSRMNGLRAIVLTEDWCGDAMMNVPIFLRMAEAAQIPVHFLLRDENLDLMDNYLTDGRARSIPKIILMDKNGEEVANWGPRAPEVQQFIDTARQGLPDKEAEDFNEKQKEMLTFITKAYRDHHDFWNYVYEDLKKTFFSY, encoded by the coding sequence ATGCGCTTAGAAGAATGGTTTAACAAAGGAATGACGGCACAAACGTACGTCGATCAAATGCAGACACATCAGGAAAACTTTATTTATATATACGAAAATTTCGGGATACCGGTCGAAGATGAACCAACATTTACGCGCTCCCGAATGAACGGACTTCGAGCGATTGTGTTAACCGAAGACTGGTGCGGAGATGCCATGATGAATGTACCCATTTTCCTTCGTATGGCGGAAGCAGCTCAAATACCAGTTCACTTCCTTTTGAGAGATGAGAATTTGGATTTAATGGACAACTATTTGACAGACGGACGTGCCCGTTCTATCCCGAAAATCATCTTGATGGATAAGAATGGGGAAGAAGTGGCAAACTGGGGACCGAGAGCGCCCGAAGTCCAACAGTTCATTGATACAGCAAGACAAGGCCTTCCGGATAAAGAGGCCGAAGACTTTAATGAAAAACAGAAAGAAATGCTTACCTTCATTACGAAAGCTTACCGTGATCATCATGATTTTTGGAATTATGTGTATGAAGATTTAAAGAAGACATTCTTTTCTTATTAA
- a CDS encoding potassium channel family protein — translation MQHWVRLYFQLPLFLRLLATVFFTMTLFGFVIHMIEPANFPTVFDGIWWAFVTGATVGYGDYVPLSPYGKLMAILLILSGGGLVTFYMATLSASTVKHETDLSEGKVPYKGAKHLVLIGWNERTRHLIDMIQKHQQPEEVVLIDRTMNTFYQRLPSVHFISGSATNEETLEKANLLHAKLAIITADPSLSEEQSDQSVIHQIVAAKGHHPGLFIIAEVLTDKQKINAERAGADTVIRSNDFMSSLFYQELYRNDPAKPFELLLGLLAERQFHEEAVPKSLIGNPVTEAFQYYMKDCYQVIAVRRREDVLFHIHPDLTLQEGDVLVVFSPLRK, via the coding sequence ATGCAGCATTGGGTACGTTTATATTTTCAACTGCCACTGTTTCTGAGATTGTTAGCAACGGTGTTTTTTACGATGACGTTGTTCGGATTCGTCATCCATATGATTGAACCCGCAAACTTTCCAACCGTCTTTGACGGAATCTGGTGGGCATTCGTTACGGGAGCAACCGTCGGGTATGGCGACTATGTTCCATTAAGTCCCTATGGTAAACTGATGGCTATCCTGCTGATCTTATCCGGTGGTGGACTGGTCACTTTCTACATGGCTACACTCTCCGCTTCCACCGTCAAGCATGAGACGGATCTATCGGAAGGAAAAGTCCCGTACAAAGGAGCCAAACACCTGGTCCTCATCGGGTGGAACGAGCGGACAAGACATTTGATCGATATGATTCAGAAGCATCAGCAGCCGGAAGAAGTCGTGCTGATCGACAGAACGATGAATACCTTTTATCAGCGCCTTCCCTCTGTCCACTTCATCAGCGGCAGCGCGACGAATGAAGAAACGTTGGAGAAGGCAAATCTGCTTCATGCCAAACTTGCCATCATCACTGCGGATCCTTCTTTATCAGAAGAACAGTCCGATCAGTCCGTCATCCATCAGATTGTCGCCGCAAAGGGACACCACCCCGGGCTGTTTATTATCGCAGAAGTACTGACAGATAAGCAGAAAATTAATGCGGAACGGGCCGGTGCGGATACCGTCATTCGCTCCAATGACTTCATGAGCAGCCTCTTCTATCAGGAACTCTACCGGAATGATCCGGCGAAGCCGTTCGAACTCCTGCTCGGCCTGCTTGCAGAACGGCAGTTTCATGAAGAAGCTGTTCCAAAGTCTTTGATTGGAAATCCCGTCACGGAGGCCTTCCAATACTATATGAAAGATTGTTACCAGGTCATCGCTGTCCGCCGCAGGGAAGATGTGCTGTTTCATATCCATCCGGACCTTACGCTGCAAGAGGGAGACGTGCTCGTTGTTTTCTCACCGCTTCGTAAGTAA
- a CDS encoding YugN-like family protein — protein MIPLSSPLTGTTYKFNELEKELQGLGFKLADNWDYEHGYFDYKIDDHVGYQFIRLPFVVTSGSLDAPSDYALVEMKEPFLLSHKYNPGLDDNVKEGNFRAIFDQFQEPVDKDASFPEEHVHTGRELLKKVEQALLTKR, from the coding sequence ATGATACCACTATCTTCCCCGCTTACAGGAACGACTTATAAGTTTAATGAACTGGAGAAGGAACTTCAGGGTCTCGGCTTTAAACTAGCGGATAATTGGGATTATGAGCATGGTTATTTCGATTATAAAATTGATGATCATGTCGGCTACCAGTTTATTCGTCTTCCGTTCGTCGTGACCTCAGGATCTTTGGACGCACCTAGTGATTATGCACTTGTGGAGATGAAGGAACCCTTTCTGCTCTCCCATAAATATAACCCGGGTCTCGATGATAATGTGAAAGAAGGGAATTTCCGAGCCATTTTTGATCAATTTCAAGAGCCTGTCGATAAAGATGCCAGTTTCCCTGAAGAACACGTGCATACAGGGCGGGAGTTGTTAAAAAAGGTGGAACAAGCATTACTTACGAAGCGGTGA